In one window of Pseudomonas benzenivorans DNA:
- a CDS encoding 8-oxoguanine deaminase: protein MAATRIWIKTPLAVFTANDQSAAGGLVVENGRIAELLGAGQQPAAPCSQVFDAREHVVLPGLINTHHHFYQTLTRAWAPVVNQPLFPWLKTLYPVWARLTPEQLALATQVALAELLLSGCSTAADHHYLFPGGLENAIDVQVGVVRELGMRAMLTRGSMSLGEADGGLPPQQTVQQGEVILADSQRLIGQYHERGAGARVQIALAPCSPFSVTPDIMRASAELADKLDVRLHTHLAETLDEEDFCLQRFGQRTVDYLDSVGWLGPRTWLAHGIHFNPEEIARLGAAGTGISHCPSSNMRLASGICPTLDLQAAGAPIGLGVDGSASNDASNLILEARQALYLQRLRYGAERVTPELALGWASKGSARLLGRDDIGELAVGKQADLALFKLDELRFSGSHDPLAAVLLCGADRADRMMIGGTWRVIDGQVEGLDLAKLIADHRQAARALIAG, encoded by the coding sequence ATGGCAGCCACCCGCATCTGGATCAAGACCCCCCTCGCCGTCTTCACCGCCAACGACCAATCCGCCGCCGGTGGCCTGGTGGTCGAGAACGGCCGCATCGCCGAACTGCTCGGCGCCGGGCAACAGCCCGCAGCCCCCTGCAGCCAAGTCTTCGATGCCCGCGAGCACGTGGTGCTGCCGGGGCTGATCAACACCCACCACCACTTCTACCAGACCCTCACCCGCGCCTGGGCGCCGGTGGTCAACCAGCCGCTGTTCCCCTGGCTCAAGACCCTCTATCCGGTGTGGGCGCGGCTGACCCCCGAGCAGCTGGCCCTGGCGACCCAGGTGGCCCTGGCCGAGCTGCTGCTGTCCGGTTGCAGCACGGCGGCCGACCACCACTACCTGTTCCCCGGCGGCCTGGAAAACGCCATCGACGTGCAGGTCGGGGTGGTACGCGAGCTGGGCATGCGCGCGATGCTGACCCGCGGCTCCATGAGCCTGGGCGAGGCCGACGGCGGCCTGCCGCCGCAGCAGACGGTGCAGCAGGGCGAGGTGATTCTCGCCGACAGCCAGCGCCTGATCGGCCAGTACCACGAGCGCGGCGCCGGCGCCCGGGTGCAGATCGCCCTGGCACCCTGCTCGCCCTTCTCGGTGACCCCGGACATCATGCGCGCCAGCGCCGAGCTGGCGGACAAGCTCGACGTGCGCCTGCACACCCACCTGGCCGAGACCCTGGACGAGGAGGACTTCTGCCTGCAGCGCTTCGGCCAGCGCACCGTGGACTACCTGGACAGCGTCGGCTGGCTCGGCCCGCGCACCTGGCTGGCCCACGGCATCCACTTCAACCCCGAGGAAATCGCCCGCCTGGGCGCCGCCGGCACCGGCATCAGCCACTGCCCCAGCTCGAACATGCGCCTGGCCTCGGGCATCTGTCCGACCCTCGACCTGCAGGCCGCCGGCGCGCCCATCGGCCTCGGCGTGGACGGCTCGGCCTCCAATGACGCCTCCAACCTGATCCTCGAGGCGCGCCAGGCCCTGTACCTGCAGCGCCTGCGTTACGGCGCCGAGCGGGTCACCCCCGAACTGGCCCTGGGCTGGGCCAGCAAGGGCTCGGCCCGGCTGCTGGGGCGCGACGACATCGGCGAGCTGGCGGTGGGCAAGCAGGCCGACCTGGCGCTGTTCAAGCTGGACGAGCTGCGCTTCTCCGGCAGTCACGATCCGCTCGCGGCCGTGCTGCTGTGCGGCGCCGACCGCGCCGACCGGATGATGATCGGCGGCACCTGGCGGGTCATCGACGGCCAGGTCGAGGGCCTGGACCTGGCCAAGCTGATCGCCGACCACCGCCAGGCGGCCCGGGCGCTGATCGCCGGCTGA
- a CDS encoding copper chaperone PCu(A)C encodes MPMKKALLLATLLGTSLLAGAHEYSAGDLHIEHPWSREMPPVAPTAAAYFVVHNQGAQADRLLAVQTPVAGKAEMHEHVRADGVMKMQRVQSVEVPAGGEVRFEPMGYHVMLFDLQQQARDGERFPLTLTFEKAGAVELEVAVHKDAPAPAAEPQAHSH; translated from the coding sequence ATGCCCATGAAAAAAGCCCTACTGCTGGCCACCCTGCTCGGCACCAGCCTGCTGGCCGGCGCCCACGAGTACAGCGCCGGCGACCTGCACATCGAACACCCCTGGTCGCGGGAGATGCCGCCGGTGGCGCCGACCGCCGCGGCCTACTTCGTGGTGCACAACCAGGGCGCCCAGGCCGACCGCCTGCTCGCCGTGCAGACCCCGGTGGCCGGCAAGGCGGAGATGCACGAGCACGTGCGCGCCGACGGGGTGATGAAGATGCAGCGGGTGCAGAGCGTGGAGGTTCCGGCCGGCGGCGAGGTCAGGTTCGAGCCCATGGGCTATCACGTGATGCTGTTCGACCTGCAGCAACAGGCCAGGGACGGCGAGCGCTTCCCCCTGACCCTGACCTTCGAGAAGGCCGGTGCGGTCGAGCTGGAGGTGGCGGTGCACAAGGATGCCCCCGCGCCGGCCGCCGAGCCGCAGGCGCACTCGCACTGA
- a CDS encoding PepSY-associated TM helix domain-containing protein, whose protein sequence is MKQPTPSFYNLAWRWHFYAGLFVIPFLILLSLTGIVYLFKPQLDQLMYPELLQVPVAEQRLDADRQLALVRQAYPQATIRQYLPPAGEGRSAQFVLDQGGLQLNLFVDPYRGTLLGSQDAQGTLQAIARRLHGELMIGTLGDRLIELAAGWGIVLLVSGLYLWWPRGSSGAGGLWPRLASRGRLFWRDLHAVSGFWGALLLLFMLLTGMTWTGFWGAQFAGAWNHFPAAMWDAVPQSGLQARSLNSANRQTVAWAVETTPLPASDPHAGHKGQATGMAASTQGQVGLQRVVDTAAERGVQPGYSITLPWGETGVYSIALFADDPRNDATLHLDQYSGAVLADVRWKDYGPVARTVETGVMLHEGKLFGLANQLLMLGVCLLVLLSAVSGLVMWWQRRPQGRFGVPPLRHDLPRWKTAIVIMLLLGAAFPLVGASLLLIWGLDRLLFSRQGAASRLQEG, encoded by the coding sequence ATGAAACAGCCTACCCCGTCCTTCTACAACCTGGCCTGGCGCTGGCATTTCTACGCCGGGCTGTTCGTCATCCCCTTCCTGATCCTGCTGTCGCTGACCGGGATCGTCTACCTGTTCAAGCCGCAGCTGGATCAGTTGATGTATCCCGAGCTGCTGCAGGTGCCGGTGGCGGAGCAGCGTCTGGACGCCGACCGGCAACTGGCGTTGGTGCGCCAGGCCTACCCCCAGGCGACGATCAGGCAGTACCTGCCGCCGGCGGGCGAAGGGCGCAGCGCGCAGTTCGTGCTCGACCAGGGCGGGCTGCAGCTCAACCTGTTCGTCGACCCCTATCGCGGCACGCTGCTCGGCAGCCAGGATGCCCAGGGCACCCTGCAGGCCATCGCCCGGCGGCTGCACGGCGAGTTGATGATAGGTACGCTGGGCGACCGGCTGATCGAGCTGGCCGCCGGCTGGGGCATCGTCCTGCTGGTGTCCGGCCTGTACCTCTGGTGGCCGCGCGGCAGCTCCGGCGCCGGGGGGCTGTGGCCGCGCCTGGCCAGTCGCGGGCGCCTGTTCTGGCGCGACCTGCATGCGGTCAGCGGCTTCTGGGGCGCGCTGCTGCTGTTGTTCATGCTGCTGACCGGCATGACCTGGACCGGTTTCTGGGGCGCGCAATTCGCCGGTGCCTGGAACCACTTCCCGGCGGCCATGTGGGACGCGGTGCCCCAATCCGGCCTGCAGGCGCGCAGCCTCAACAGCGCCAACCGGCAGACCGTGGCCTGGGCGGTGGAGACCACGCCGCTGCCGGCCTCCGACCCCCATGCCGGGCACAAGGGGCAGGCCACGGGAATGGCGGCCTCTACCCAGGGGCAGGTCGGCCTGCAGCGGGTGGTCGACACCGCCGCGGAGCGCGGCGTGCAGCCGGGTTACAGCATCACCCTGCCCTGGGGCGAGACCGGGGTGTACAGCATCGCCCTGTTCGCCGACGACCCGCGCAACGACGCCACCCTGCACCTCGATCAGTACAGCGGCGCGGTGCTCGCCGACGTGCGCTGGAAGGACTACGGCCCGGTGGCGCGCACGGTGGAAACCGGGGTGATGCTGCACGAGGGCAAGCTGTTCGGCCTGGCCAACCAGTTACTGATGCTGGGCGTCTGCCTGCTGGTGCTGCTCAGCGCCGTCAGCGGCCTGGTCATGTGGTGGCAGCGCCGTCCCCAGGGCCGCTTCGGCGTGCCGCCGCTGCGTCACGACCTGCCACGCTGGAAAACCGCGATCGTCATCATGCTCCTGCTCGGCGCCGCCTTCCCCCTGGTGGGCGCGTCCCTGCTGCTGATCTGGGGCCTGGACCGCTTGCTATTCTCGCGCCAGGGCGCCGCCTCCCGCCTGCAGGAGGGCTGA
- a CDS encoding zinc-binding alcohol dehydrogenase family protein, which translates to MKAIAYYQSLPAEQTESLQDVRLPEPKPGPHDLLVEVRAISVNPVDTKIRSHVAPQDGEAKVLGWDASGVVRAVGREVTLFQPGERVFYAGAIDRAGANSELHLVDERIVGHMPKSLGFAEAAALPLTAITAWELLFERLQIVEGKADLGQSLLIVGAAGGVGSILTQLARRLTGLTVIGTASRPETQAWVRELGAHHVIDHSKPLSEELARIGVPQVSHVASLTHTDQHYAQLVEVLAPQGRLALIDDPAQPLDIMPLKRKSLSLHWELMFTRSLFQTLDMIEQHRLLERVAELIDAGVLKTTLGEHFGRIDAANLRRAHVLLESGKARGKIVLEGF; encoded by the coding sequence ATGAAAGCCATCGCCTATTACCAGTCCCTGCCCGCCGAACAGACCGAGTCGCTGCAGGACGTGCGGCTGCCCGAGCCCAAGCCGGGCCCCCACGACCTGCTGGTGGAGGTCCGGGCCATCTCGGTCAACCCGGTGGACACCAAGATCCGCAGCCATGTCGCGCCGCAGGACGGCGAGGCCAAGGTGCTCGGTTGGGACGCCAGCGGCGTCGTCCGGGCGGTCGGCCGCGAAGTGACGCTGTTCCAACCGGGCGAGCGGGTGTTCTACGCCGGCGCCATCGACCGCGCCGGGGCCAACAGCGAGCTGCATCTGGTGGACGAGCGGATCGTCGGCCACATGCCGAAGAGCCTGGGTTTTGCCGAGGCCGCCGCCCTGCCGCTGACCGCGATCACCGCCTGGGAGCTGCTGTTCGAGCGCCTGCAGATCGTCGAGGGCAAGGCCGACCTGGGCCAGAGCCTGCTGATCGTCGGCGCCGCCGGCGGGGTCGGCTCGATCCTCACCCAGCTGGCGCGCCGGCTCACCGGGCTGACGGTGATCGGCACGGCCTCGCGCCCGGAGACCCAGGCCTGGGTCCGCGAACTCGGTGCCCATCATGTGATCGACCACAGCAAGCCGCTGAGCGAGGAGCTGGCGCGCATCGGCGTGCCCCAGGTCAGCCATGTCGCCAGCCTGACCCACACCGACCAGCACTACGCGCAACTGGTCGAGGTCCTGGCGCCCCAGGGCCGCCTGGCGCTGATCGACGACCCGGCGCAGCCGCTGGACATCATGCCGCTCAAGCGCAAGAGCCTGTCGCTGCACTGGGAGCTGATGTTCACCCGCTCGCTGTTCCAGACCCTCGACATGATCGAGCAGCACCGCCTGCTGGAACGGGTCGCCGAACTGATCGACGCCGGCGTGCTGAAGACCACCCTCGGCGAACACTTCGGGCGCATCGACGCGGCCAATCTACGCCGCGCCCATGTCCTGCTGGAGAGCGGCAAGGCCCGCGGCAAGATCGTCCTCGAGGGTTTCTGA
- a CDS encoding adenosine deaminase gives MHDWLNALPKAELHLHLEGSLEPELLFALAERNKIELPWPDVETLRGAYAFNNLQEFLDLYYRGADVLRTEQDFYDLTWAYLQRCKAQGVVHTEPFFDPQTHTDRGIPFEVVLGGIRQALEDGERQLGISSGLILSFLRHLSEEEAFETLEQARPFRDAFIAVGLDSSEMGHPPSKFQRVFAKARSEGYLCVAHAGEEGPPEYIWEALDLLKIQRIDHGVRAIEDERLMQRLIDEQIPLTVCPLSNVKLRVFEHMGQHNILTMLERGVKVTVNSDDPAYFGGYVGENFAALHEHLGMTEEQAQRLAQNSLDARLV, from the coding sequence ATGCACGACTGGCTCAATGCCCTGCCCAAGGCCGAACTGCACCTGCACCTGGAAGGCTCCCTGGAGCCCGAGCTGCTGTTCGCCCTGGCCGAACGCAACAAGATCGAACTGCCCTGGCCCGACGTCGAGACCCTGCGCGGCGCCTATGCCTTCAACAACCTGCAGGAGTTCCTCGACCTCTACTACCGGGGCGCCGACGTGCTGCGCACGGAACAGGACTTCTACGACCTGACCTGGGCCTACCTGCAACGGTGCAAGGCGCAGGGCGTGGTGCACACCGAGCCCTTCTTCGACCCGCAGACCCACACCGACCGCGGCATCCCCTTCGAGGTGGTGCTCGGCGGCATTCGCCAGGCACTCGAGGACGGCGAGCGGCAGCTGGGCATCAGCTCGGGGCTGATCCTCAGCTTCCTGCGCCACCTGTCCGAGGAGGAGGCCTTCGAGACCCTGGAGCAGGCCCGGCCGTTTCGCGACGCCTTTATCGCCGTGGGCCTGGACAGCTCGGAAATGGGCCACCCGCCGAGCAAGTTCCAGCGGGTGTTCGCCAAGGCGCGCAGCGAGGGCTACCTGTGCGTCGCCCACGCCGGCGAGGAGGGCCCGCCCGAGTACATCTGGGAGGCCCTGGACCTGCTGAAGATCCAGCGCATCGACCACGGCGTACGGGCCATCGAGGACGAGCGGCTGATGCAGCGACTCATCGACGAGCAGATTCCCCTGACCGTCTGCCCGCTGTCCAACGTCAAGCTGCGGGTGTTCGAGCACATGGGCCAGCACAACATCCTGACGATGCTCGAGCGCGGGGTGAAGGTGACGGTCAACTCGGACGACCCGGCCTACTTCGGCGGCTACGTCGGGGAGAACTTCGCCGCCCTGCACGAGCACCTGGGCATGACCGAGGAACAAGCCCAGCGCCTGGCGCAGAACAGCCTGGACGCGCGCCTGGTCTAG
- a CDS encoding putative quinol monooxygenase — MPAPLTLVATISVQDGQADTVEAGLRLLVAVSRTEAGCLQYDLHRHRDNPRVFVMLEQWQDAAALAAHQRSAHYLAFTSHYGQWLQNVDLQLMQRIA, encoded by the coding sequence ATGCCCGCCCCGCTCACCCTTGTCGCCACCATCAGCGTCCAAGACGGCCAGGCCGACACCGTCGAGGCGGGCCTGCGCCTGCTGGTCGCGGTCAGCCGCACCGAAGCCGGCTGCCTGCAGTACGACCTGCATCGCCATCGCGACAATCCGCGGGTGTTCGTGATGCTCGAGCAATGGCAAGACGCCGCTGCACTGGCCGCCCACCAGCGCAGTGCGCATTACCTGGCCTTCACCAGCCACTACGGTCAGTGGCTGCAGAACGTCGACCTGCAACTCATGCAACGCATCGCCTGA
- a CDS encoding LysR family transcriptional regulator, with translation MLRFDDLQLFVRTAQSGSLSAAARLLDTSPAVASAALKRLEQQLQVRLFVRSTRSLRLTAEGELFLEHARQALQSLELGCQQLAGSKAEISGPLQLSAPSDFGRNTLLPWLDEFQRVHPRLQLRLQLGDRVSDLFREPVDIALRYGAPEDSSLVALPLAADNRRVLCASPDYLARHGEPQGLEELARHNCLLYMLGGRLHERWRFSDGRREQSLTVAGDRSSDDADVVRRWAVAGCGLVYKSWLDVAGDVQAGRLKVLLPRWRGEATPLNLICAHRAQLSKPVLLLREFVQARCAELLARAPWST, from the coding sequence ATGCTGCGTTTCGATGACCTGCAGCTGTTCGTGCGTACGGCGCAGAGCGGCAGCCTGTCCGCCGCCGCCCGCCTGCTGGACACCTCCCCGGCGGTGGCCAGCGCCGCGCTCAAGCGCCTGGAGCAGCAGCTGCAGGTGCGTCTGTTCGTGCGCTCCACCCGCAGCCTGCGCCTGACCGCGGAGGGCGAGCTGTTCCTCGAACATGCCCGCCAGGCCCTGCAGAGCCTGGAGCTGGGGTGCCAGCAGCTGGCCGGCAGCAAGGCCGAGATCAGCGGGCCGCTGCAGCTCTCGGCCCCCTCGGATTTCGGTCGCAACACCCTGCTGCCCTGGCTCGACGAGTTCCAGCGGGTCCATCCGCGCCTGCAGTTGCGCCTGCAACTCGGCGACCGGGTCAGCGACCTGTTCCGCGAGCCGGTGGATATCGCCCTGCGCTACGGCGCGCCGGAGGACTCCAGCCTGGTGGCTCTGCCGCTCGCCGCGGACAACCGTCGGGTGCTCTGCGCGTCCCCGGACTACCTGGCACGCCACGGCGAGCCGCAGGGGTTGGAGGAACTGGCCCGGCACAACTGCCTGTTGTACATGCTCGGCGGTCGCTTGCATGAGCGCTGGCGCTTCTCCGACGGCCGCCGCGAGCAGAGCCTGACGGTGGCGGGCGACCGCAGCAGCGACGATGCCGACGTGGTGCGCCGCTGGGCGGTGGCCGGCTGCGGCCTGGTGTACAAGTCCTGGCTGGATGTGGCCGGCGACGTGCAGGCCGGGCGGCTCAAGGTGTTGCTGCCGCGGTGGCGGGGCGAGGCCACACCGCTCAACCTGATCTGCGCCCACCGTGCGCAGTTGAGCAAGCCGGTGCTCCTGTTGCGCGAGTTCGTCCAGGCGCGTTGCGCCGAATTGCTGGCCAGGGCGCCTTGGTCGACCTAG
- a CDS encoding TonB-dependent receptor family protein: MRHLSSLSLLALSIGPAWLGLAGAALAEPVQLQDSSVIGRQQPDPTAPTIAEKRAAFARIPGGAAVVDAETYKSGRSSTLQDALGMATGVFIQPRFGAEEARLSIRGSGLQRTFHGRGLLLLQDGAPVNLADGSFDFQTIEPLAAEHIEVLRGANAWRYGAANLGGALNFVSPTGKTAPPASLRAEGGSFGYRRLYGAFAQDFGDWDGFVSLGDYAQDGFRDHARQDSQRYFANLGGRINERLSTRFYLTHVQTDSELPGNLTKAQLRRDPQQASASSRSGDQRRDFDLNRLGNITSLQLEGGHSLTLSSFYSEKSLFHPIFQVLDIDSADYGLRLAHQWRSDDGWRWAGGVEASQGRSWDSRYQNVGGHKGRKVNELHQTARNLNAFAELEVPLAERWALLGGLAWLHQERDVDDRLRCNAFVPGFCLAQDESFQQTYVGRTGRIGLRHDLAEDVQLFVNLSQSFEPPTFSELTGGQVLSQNEAQRADTLETGLRWSRDSFDLDLALYRSEIRDELLSLNDAAGNPQGTVNAARTLHQGIELGGALRLGQLVLRGQYLFNDFRFDNDPVYGDNRLAGIPRQFLKGEALWQQGGWYAGPTLEWVPTHYNVDQAETLYAEGYAIWGLKGGYRPADGLGFFVEGRNLADKTYAATTGVIADARGQDSAQFLPGDGRALYAGLEWRL; encoded by the coding sequence ATGCGTCATCTATCCAGCCTCAGCCTGCTGGCACTGAGCATCGGCCCGGCCTGGCTCGGCCTGGCCGGCGCGGCCCTGGCCGAGCCGGTGCAGCTGCAGGACAGCAGCGTCATCGGCCGGCAGCAGCCCGACCCCACCGCCCCCACCATCGCCGAGAAGCGTGCCGCTTTCGCCCGTATTCCCGGCGGCGCCGCGGTGGTCGATGCCGAGACCTACAAGAGCGGGCGCAGCAGCACCCTGCAGGACGCCCTGGGCATGGCCACCGGGGTGTTCATCCAGCCGCGCTTCGGCGCCGAGGAGGCGCGCCTGTCGATTCGCGGCTCGGGCCTGCAGCGTACCTTCCACGGTCGCGGCCTGTTGCTGCTGCAGGACGGCGCGCCGGTCAACCTGGCCGACGGCAGTTTCGATTTCCAGACCATAGAGCCGCTGGCCGCCGAGCACATCGAGGTGCTGCGGGGCGCCAACGCCTGGCGTTATGGCGCGGCCAACCTCGGTGGGGCGCTCAACTTCGTCAGCCCCACCGGCAAGACGGCCCCACCGGCCAGCCTGCGGGCCGAAGGGGGCAGTTTCGGTTACCGGCGCCTGTACGGCGCCTTCGCCCAGGACTTCGGCGACTGGGACGGCTTCGTCAGCCTCGGCGACTACGCCCAGGACGGCTTTCGCGATCACGCCCGGCAGGACAGCCAGCGCTATTTCGCCAACCTCGGTGGGCGGATTAACGAGCGTCTGTCGACCCGCTTCTACCTGACCCATGTGCAGACCGACTCCGAGCTGCCGGGCAACCTGACCAAGGCGCAGCTGCGCCGCGATCCGCAGCAGGCCTCGGCCAGCAGCCGCAGTGGCGACCAGAGGCGCGACTTCGACCTCAACCGCCTGGGCAACATCACCAGCCTGCAACTCGAGGGCGGGCACAGCCTGACGCTGTCCAGCTTCTACAGCGAGAAGTCGTTGTTCCACCCGATCTTCCAGGTGCTGGATATCGACAGCGCGGACTACGGCCTGCGCCTGGCGCACCAGTGGCGCAGCGACGACGGCTGGCGCTGGGCCGGCGGCGTCGAGGCCAGCCAGGGGCGCAGCTGGGACTCGCGCTACCAGAATGTCGGCGGGCACAAGGGGCGCAAGGTCAACGAGTTGCACCAGACCGCGCGCAACCTCAATGCCTTCGCCGAGCTGGAAGTGCCCCTGGCCGAGCGCTGGGCGTTGCTCGGCGGCCTGGCCTGGTTGCATCAGGAGCGCGACGTCGACGATCGCCTGCGGTGCAACGCTTTCGTCCCGGGTTTCTGCCTGGCCCAGGACGAGTCGTTCCAGCAGACCTATGTCGGCCGCACCGGACGTATCGGCCTGCGCCATGACCTGGCCGAGGACGTGCAGCTGTTCGTCAACCTCAGTCAGAGCTTCGAGCCACCGACCTTCAGCGAGCTGACCGGCGGCCAGGTGCTGAGCCAGAACGAGGCGCAGCGGGCCGATACCCTGGAGACGGGCCTGCGTTGGTCGCGCGACAGCTTCGATCTGGACCTGGCGCTGTATCGCAGCGAGATCCGTGACGAGCTGCTGTCGCTCAACGATGCCGCCGGCAACCCCCAGGGCACGGTCAACGCCGCGCGCACCCTGCACCAGGGCATCGAGCTGGGCGGCGCCCTGCGCCTCGGCCAGCTCGTGCTGCGTGGCCAGTACCTGTTCAACGATTTCCGTTTCGACAACGACCCGGTCTACGGCGACAACCGCCTGGCCGGCATCCCGCGCCAGTTCCTCAAGGGCGAGGCGCTGTGGCAGCAGGGCGGTTGGTACGCCGGGCCGACCCTCGAGTGGGTGCCGACCCACTACAACGTCGACCAGGCCGAAACCCTGTACGCCGAGGGCTACGCCATCTGGGGGCTGAAGGGCGGCTACCGGCCTGCAGACGGCCTGGGCTTCTTCGTCGAGGGCCGCAACCTCGCGGACAAGACCTATGCCGCCACCACCGGGGTGATCGCCGATGCCCGCGGTCAGGACAGCGCGCAGTTCCTCCCCGGTGACGGCCGCGCCCTGTACGCCGGCCTGGAGTGGCGGCTATGA
- a CDS encoding DUF2946 domain-containing protein → MKLARTDRSLIAWILYFGVLFGAFACSIGHGQMAGLQLSGLDAQYCSFEGNFGAGADLTGSGIAPVNPATGSGCSLCSTFGALILAAFFGLLGLLGAAGQRFAPSSFAPRPLRYLWPSANPRASPWLA, encoded by the coding sequence ATGAAACTGGCCCGTACCGACCGCTCGCTGATCGCCTGGATACTCTATTTCGGAGTTCTGTTCGGCGCGTTCGCCTGCAGCATCGGCCACGGCCAGATGGCCGGCCTGCAGCTCAGCGGCCTGGATGCGCAGTACTGCTCCTTCGAGGGCAACTTCGGTGCCGGCGCCGACCTGACCGGTTCCGGCATCGCCCCGGTCAACCCGGCCACGGGCTCGGGTTGTTCCCTCTGCTCCACCTTCGGCGCCCTGATCCTGGCGGCCTTCTTCGGCCTGCTCGGGTTGCTCGGCGCCGCCGGCCAGCGCTTCGCGCCGTCCTCGTTCGCGCCGCGTCCGCTGCGCTATCTCTGGCCCTCGGCCAACCCCCGCGCCTCCCCCTGGCTCGCCTGA
- a CDS encoding PAS domain S-box protein — protein MRPERFTPLRLAGLYALSGALWILSSDALLAATVSDSVLSARLQTLKDLTFVLGSGLLIFFLVRRNRQEQGQLRRALTHQSRQLQQARRDAALGSWEYHGQFHWSPEALQLLGRDAGNAASSLEQLLGWLHPAERQAVQRAVQALLVQHQALSIGARLHQPHRRQVTWLMLRGEVDADGQIFGTLQDISAQKRDEAALRESEQRFRQLFEQTPRLAVQGYDRERRVVYWNAASTQLYGYSVQEAIGKRLEDLIVPLPARNQVASALNHWLLGGPPPQAGEMPLQRKDGSTVWVYSSRSLRLDSRDQPELYCIDIDISEHKRLDERLRASEASYRGLVEQLAEVIVATDADGHLDFLNPAWEQLSGYIGYESLGRPLARFFESADAARLSEQISAVAQGEQAALRGDYRLLTRHGQLRWVELQLRRRADNRLSGSLRDNHEHHLKQQLQQARSALLEALFERRPLARILEDLCRHLQTLNPPMRVSIMLQDHQRRLHLAAAPDLSAAYRAAIDGMPAELEVGCCGHAACSGELLIAENLASHPYWRDYRTAAGAAGLHACWSLPFKDEQGRVIGTLATYYDRPKRPSTADITLASDFAQLAGLAAQHSPTEPSLTVSDQ, from the coding sequence ATGCGACCCGAACGATTCACCCCGCTGCGCCTGGCCGGCCTCTACGCCCTGTCCGGCGCCCTCTGGATACTGTCCAGCGACGCCCTCCTGGCCGCCACGGTCTCCGACTCCGTGCTGAGCGCACGCCTGCAGACGCTCAAGGACCTGACCTTCGTCCTGGGCAGCGGCCTGTTGATCTTCTTCCTCGTCCGCCGCAACCGTCAGGAACAGGGGCAGTTGCGGAGGGCCCTGACGCACCAGTCGCGGCAACTGCAACAGGCCCGCCGCGATGCCGCCCTGGGTAGCTGGGAATACCACGGACAGTTTCACTGGAGCCCCGAGGCGCTGCAGCTGCTGGGACGCGACGCCGGTAACGCCGCCAGCAGCCTCGAACAGCTGCTCGGCTGGCTCCATCCCGCCGAACGCCAGGCCGTGCAACGCGCCGTTCAGGCGCTCCTCGTGCAGCACCAGGCACTGAGCATCGGCGCGCGCCTGCACCAGCCGCACCGGCGGCAGGTTACCTGGCTGATGCTGCGCGGCGAGGTCGACGCCGACGGCCAGATCTTCGGCACCCTGCAGGACATCAGCGCCCAGAAGCGCGACGAAGCGGCGCTGCGCGAAAGCGAGCAGCGCTTTCGCCAGCTGTTCGAGCAGACCCCGCGTCTCGCCGTGCAGGGGTACGACCGCGAGCGCCGGGTGGTCTACTGGAACGCCGCCAGCACCCAGCTCTACGGCTACAGCGTGCAGGAGGCGATCGGCAAGCGCCTGGAGGACCTGATCGTACCGCTGCCGGCACGCAACCAGGTGGCCAGCGCCCTCAACCACTGGCTACTCGGCGGGCCGCCGCCCCAGGCCGGGGAAATGCCGCTGCAGCGCAAGGACGGCAGCACGGTATGGGTCTACTCCAGCCGTTCGCTGCGGCTCGACAGCCGCGACCAGCCGGAGCTCTACTGCATCGATATCGACATCAGCGAACACAAGCGCCTGGATGAGCGACTGCGCGCCAGCGAAGCCAGTTACCGCGGACTGGTCGAGCAGCTGGCCGAGGTGATTGTCGCGACCGATGCCGACGGCCACCTGGACTTCCTCAACCCGGCCTGGGAACAGCTCAGCGGCTATATCGGCTACGAAAGCCTCGGGCGCCCCCTGGCACGCTTCTTCGAGAGCGCGGACGCCGCCCGCCTGAGCGAGCAGATAAGCGCCGTCGCCCAGGGCGAACAGGCCGCCCTGCGCGGCGACTACCGCCTGCTGACCCGCCACGGGCAGCTACGCTGGGTCGAGCTGCAACTTCGCCGCCGGGCGGACAACCGCCTCAGCGGCAGCCTGCGCGACAACCACGAGCACCATCTCAAGCAACAGTTGCAACAGGCCCGCAGCGCGCTGCTCGAAGCCCTGTTCGAGCGCCGACCGCTGGCCCGGATACTCGAGGATCTGTGCCGCCACCTGCAGACGTTGAACCCGCCGATGCGCGTATCGATCATGCTGCAGGACCACCAGCGACGTCTGCATCTCGCCGCCGCCCCCGACCTGTCCGCGGCCTATCGCGCGGCCATAGACGGCATGCCGGCCGAACTCGAGGTCGGCTGCTGCGGCCACGCCGCGTGCAGCGGCGAACTGCTGATCGCCGAGAACCTCGCCAGCCACCCCTACTGGCGCGACTACCGAACCGCAGCAGGCGCCGCCGGGCTGCATGCCTGCTGGTCGCTGCCGTTCAAGGATGAACAGGGCCGGGTCATCGGTACCCTGGCCACCTACTACGACCGGCCCAAGCGGCCCAGCACCGCGGACATCACCCTGGCCAGCGACTTCGCCCAGCTGGCCGGACTGGCGGCCCAGCACAGTCCCACCGAGCCGTCGCTGACTGTTTCAGATCAGTAA